Part of the bacterium genome is shown below.
CGAGCACGGTCCGGAGCTTGGCCGGCTTGTGGGCATGTGGGGACGTGAAGCGACGCTGAATCGTCTACATGAAGCCATGGCGCGGCAGCTCTCGGCGGAGACGCGTGCATGAGAGTGCTGGTGCTGTGCGGTGGTGCTTCGTCCGAGCGCAATGTGTCCTATGCATCCGGTGACTCGGTCGCGACTTGGGTCGCGGCGCTTGGGCATGAGGTTTGGAAGTACGATCCCGAGCAGATCGGCCACCTGTTTACACCGGACCATAAACTGAGCAGCGGCGTGATTGGTACGGACGCACCCGAGCCCGGTGGGCTGGGCGGTTTTGATGCGCGAGTCGTGCGCGGCCTGCTTGATACGATTGAGCGCCAGCGAATAGAATTCGTGTTTCCCATTCTGCACGGCGGATACGGCGAAGACGGCACCGTGCAAAGTCTCCTCGAGTGGGTCGCCGTGCCGTACGCGGGCAGCGGACCGCGCAGTTGTGCAGTGGCCATGCATAAGCCGACAGCGAAGCACCTGATGAGCGCCGCGAACGTGCCGGTTCCGCAGGGGTTTGCCGTCGAGTATCCCGAGTTAGCTGACACGGAGCGGATTACACAGCGGATCGCGCGCGAGTTCGGTTTTCCGGCGATCATCAAACCGCAAAGCGGCGGCTCGACGATCGGTTTGACCATCGCCAAGGCAGAGGCCGATGTGCCCGGGGCGCTGGAACAGATTCGCGCACAGCGCGACGGCGCCTTGATCGAAAAACTCTTCGCAGGTTCTGAAATCGCCGCGACCGTGATTGACGGCCAAGCGTTTCCGTTAGTCGAGATCCGCCCCAAAGAGGGATTCTACGACTACGCCAATAAGTACACGGCGGGACGGACAGAATATATCTGCCCGGCGGAACTGCCCGCTGAGGTGACCAACGGCATTCAGCGAGCGGCCGAGCGAGCCTTTCAGGCACTCGACGCGCGCGGTTTTGCGCGAGTGGATTTTCTTGTTCATGAACGGGACTTCGTTTGTCTCGAACTGAACTCACTGCCTGGGATGACGGCAACGTCACTCGTGCCGAAGGCGGCGCGCGCGCATGGCTGGAGCGCCGAAGAACTGATCGGCAGAATAATGGATCGTGCGCTAAACGCTGTCGCTGACCGGCGGGCTTAGACCCGCGAGCGACGCATTACGTATGGCGGCCCGCAGCATCAAAGTTGATCCCGACCAGCGCTACATGCGCATGGCCTTAGCCGAGGCCGAAAAGGGCGCAGGT
Proteins encoded:
- a CDS encoding D-alanine--D-alanine ligase, with protein sequence MRVLVLCGGASSERNVSYASGDSVATWVAALGHEVWKYDPEQIGHLFTPDHKLSSGVIGTDAPEPGGLGGFDARVVRGLLDTIERQRIEFVFPILHGGYGEDGTVQSLLEWVAVPYAGSGPRSCAVAMHKPTAKHLMSAANVPVPQGFAVEYPELADTERITQRIAREFGFPAIIKPQSGGSTIGLTIAKAEADVPGALEQIRAQRDGALIEKLFAGSEIAATVIDGQAFPLVEIRPKEGFYDYANKYTAGRTEYICPAELPAEVTNGIQRAAERAFQALDARGFARVDFLVHERDFVCLELNSLPGMTATSLVPKAARAHGWSAEELIGRIMDRALNAVADRRA